A single region of the Pseudomonas granadensis genome encodes:
- a CDS encoding D-2-hydroxyacid dehydrogenase family protein, with amino-acid sequence MAVQIAVIDDWQDVARDVVDWSVLESIGELTFVHDYPADNATLAERLGRYQVICVMRERTRFDEDLLKRLPALKLLVTGGMRNAALDMQAAAKLGIKVCGTDSYKHAAPELTWALIMAATRNLLNEANALRSGQWQQGLGGDLHGKTLGILGLGSIGQRVAQFGQVFGMRVIAWSENLTAERSAQAGVTYVSKQQLFQQADVLSVHLVLSERSRGLVDAQALGWMKPTALLVNTARGPIVDEAALIKALQKQHIAGAALDVFDEEPLPALHPFRTLDNVLATPHVGYVSRQNYAQFFAQMIEDIQAWAAGEPIRLLN; translated from the coding sequence ATGGCGGTGCAGATCGCAGTGATCGATGACTGGCAGGACGTGGCCCGCGACGTGGTCGACTGGTCAGTGCTCGAGAGCATCGGTGAATTGACCTTCGTGCATGACTACCCGGCGGACAACGCCACTCTCGCCGAACGTCTGGGCCGCTATCAGGTGATCTGCGTGATGCGTGAGCGCACGCGGTTCGACGAAGACCTGCTCAAGCGCTTGCCGGCGCTCAAGCTGCTGGTCACCGGCGGCATGCGCAACGCAGCGCTCGATATGCAGGCGGCGGCGAAACTCGGGATCAAGGTCTGCGGCACCGACAGTTACAAGCACGCCGCGCCCGAGTTGACCTGGGCGCTGATCATGGCCGCCACGCGCAATCTGCTCAACGAAGCCAACGCCTTGCGCAGCGGCCAGTGGCAGCAAGGCCTGGGCGGCGATCTGCATGGCAAGACGCTGGGCATTCTCGGTCTGGGCAGCATCGGCCAGCGCGTGGCGCAGTTCGGTCAGGTGTTTGGCATGCGGGTGATTGCCTGGAGCGAAAACCTCACTGCCGAGCGCTCCGCACAGGCCGGAGTGACTTACGTCAGCAAGCAGCAGCTGTTCCAGCAGGCCGATGTGCTGTCGGTGCACCTGGTGCTCAGCGAGCGCAGCCGCGGGCTTGTCGACGCGCAGGCGCTGGGCTGGATGAAACCGACTGCGTTGCTGGTCAACACCGCTCGCGGGCCGATCGTCGACGAAGCGGCGCTGATCAAGGCTTTGCAGAAACAGCACATTGCCGGGGCAGCGCTGGATGTCTTCGACGAGGAACCGCTGCCGGCGCTGCACCCGTTTCGCACACTCGATAACGTGCTGGCGACGCCGCATGTGGGGTATGTCAGTCGACAGAACTATGCGCAGTTCTTTGCGCAGATGATCGAGGATATTCAGGCCTGGGCTGCGGGGGAGCCGATTCGCCTGTTGAACTGA
- the glgA gene encoding glycogen synthase GlgA, with protein sequence MISAALDIQGERAHQVIGDSSTVSVPGSRSINVPGTRTLTPVASKNPNKKKVLFVTSEIADLVKTGGLGDVSAALPRAMAHLHDVRVLIPGYPQVMHSENPIHIIGELGGHAALPPCKIGRMDMPDGLVIYVLICPELYEREGGPYGANNGRDWPDNHIRFARLGLAAADIAANLAQIHWCPDLVHAHDWPAGLAPAYMHWRGQRTPTLFTIHNLAYQGVTSLGSCPELGIPAHALQQEGMEFYGKMSFLKAGMAYSSHITTVSATYAQEITTPDFGCGLDGFLAAKTQQGLLSGIPNGIDESWDSATDPHLFAPFAIGDWEGKAVNAAHVRELFGLNDSTGPLFAVVSRLVYQKGLDLTEAVSAFIVQNGGQIAIIGRGEPEEEQAMRELALRFPGQIGVRIGFNETDARRMFAGSDFLLMPSRYEPCGLSQMYAQRFGSLPVARNTGGLADTIENGVTGFLFDESTVDSYKEALSRAFKVFAFPELLNAMRCRAMAAPFNWSKAVEPYAELYEKLVAKALGKASHK encoded by the coding sequence ATGATCAGTGCGGCATTGGATATTCAGGGAGAGCGTGCTCACCAGGTGATTGGCGACTCGAGCACCGTCAGCGTTCCCGGCAGCCGATCGATCAACGTTCCCGGCACCAGGACGCTGACTCCGGTCGCGAGCAAGAACCCCAACAAGAAAAAAGTCCTGTTCGTCACCTCGGAAATCGCCGATCTGGTGAAGACCGGTGGCCTGGGCGACGTTTCCGCCGCCCTGCCGCGCGCCATGGCACATTTGCACGATGTGCGCGTGCTGATTCCCGGTTATCCGCAAGTGATGCACAGCGAAAACCCGATTCATATCATCGGCGAACTCGGTGGCCATGCCGCGCTGCCACCGTGCAAGATCGGGCGCATGGACATGCCCGACGGTCTGGTGATCTACGTGTTGATCTGCCCCGAACTGTACGAGCGTGAAGGTGGCCCTTACGGCGCCAACAACGGCCGCGACTGGCCAGACAACCATATTCGTTTCGCCCGCCTGGGGCTGGCCGCTGCCGATATCGCCGCCAACCTCGCGCAGATTCACTGGTGCCCGGACCTCGTCCACGCCCACGATTGGCCAGCAGGCCTCGCCCCGGCCTACATGCACTGGCGCGGCCAGCGTACGCCGACGCTGTTCACCATTCATAACCTCGCGTACCAGGGCGTGACCAGCCTCGGTTCCTGCCCGGAGCTGGGGATTCCCGCCCACGCCCTGCAGCAGGAAGGCATGGAATTCTACGGCAAGATGTCGTTCCTCAAGGCCGGCATGGCTTATTCCAGCCACATCACCACGGTCAGCGCCACGTACGCGCAGGAAATCACCACCCCGGATTTTGGCTGCGGCCTCGACGGTTTCCTCGCCGCCAAGACCCAGCAAGGCTTGCTCAGTGGCATCCCTAACGGCATTGATGAAAGCTGGGATTCGGCCACCGACCCGCACCTGTTCGCGCCATTCGCCATCGGCGACTGGGAAGGCAAAGCGGTCAACGCCGCCCATGTGCGCGAGCTGTTCGGCCTCAACGACTCGACCGGCCCGCTGTTCGCAGTGGTCTCGCGTCTGGTCTATCAGAAAGGTCTGGACCTGACTGAAGCGGTCTCCGCATTCATCGTGCAGAACGGTGGCCAGATCGCAATCATCGGCCGTGGCGAGCCGGAAGAAGAACAGGCCATGCGTGAGCTGGCGTTGCGCTTCCCCGGGCAGATCGGCGTACGCATCGGCTTCAACGAGACTGACGCGCGGCGCATGTTCGCTGGCAGCGATTTCCTGTTGATGCCTTCGCGTTACGAGCCTTGCGGCCTGAGCCAGATGTACGCGCAGCGCTTCGGTTCGTTGCCGGTGGCGCGCAATACCGGCGGTCTGGCCGACACCATTGAGAACGGCGTGACCGGCTTCCTCTTCGATGAATCCACCGTCGACAGCTACAAGGAAGCCCTGAGCCGCGCGTTCAAGGTCTTTGCCTTCCCCGAGCTGCTCAATGCCATGCGTTGCCGGGCCATGGCGGCGCCATTCAACTGGAGCAAAGCGGTCGAACCGTACGCCGAACTCTACGAAAAACTGGTGGCCAAGGCATTGGGTAAAGCCAGCCACAAATAA
- the treZ gene encoding malto-oligosyltrehalose trehalohydrolase, producing the protein MPSRTQETWPHGAIVLDAEHTQFALWAPDAFYVSVELADGQSLPMLPQGDGWFVIKARCPAGSRYRYCIDGELEVPDPASRAQDGDLDRHSVVVDPHAYTWRHSAWKGRPWNEAVIYELHVGALGGFAEVEQHLARLTALGITAIELMPLAQFPGDRNWGYDGVLPYAPQASYGTPEQLKHLIDTAHGHGLAVILDVVYNHFGPDGNYLHRYAKSFFREDQHTPWGAAIDFRRSEVREFFIENALMWVLEYRFDGLRLDAVHAIGDSDFLREMAQRVRQQIDPARHVWLTVENELNQASLLEHDYDAQWNDDGHNALHVLLTGETDAYYADYAEQPTEQLVRCLSQGFVFQGHVNRHGERRGEPSEHLPSTAFVLFLQNHDQIGNRAFGERLHQLADPRALQAATVLLLLSPMVPLMFMGDEFAAEQPFLFFTSHHGELAELVREGRRNEFAAFSAFADPHKRETIPDPNAEATFHASKPRQENGNERQQRTLELYRELLHLRHQHITPHLPGTQTLGAQKLGHAAVSARWRLGDGSELRIDLNLSDTPVVNPPHTDAVWLFQQPAGVTPDSGELPAYCALVSLTAATPLLPLDGERL; encoded by the coding sequence ATGCCGTCAAGGACCCAAGAAACCTGGCCCCACGGCGCGATCGTGCTGGACGCCGAACACACGCAGTTTGCTTTGTGGGCTCCCGATGCGTTTTACGTCAGTGTTGAACTGGCCGATGGTCAATCGCTGCCCATGCTGCCGCAGGGTGATGGATGGTTTGTGATCAAGGCCCGCTGTCCAGCGGGCAGTCGCTACCGCTACTGTATCGATGGCGAACTGGAGGTGCCGGACCCGGCGTCCAGGGCGCAGGATGGCGACCTCGACCGCCACAGCGTGGTAGTCGACCCGCACGCTTACACCTGGCGACATAGCGCCTGGAAGGGTCGGCCGTGGAACGAAGCGGTGATCTACGAGCTGCACGTCGGTGCGCTCGGTGGCTTTGCCGAAGTCGAGCAGCATCTGGCCCGGCTCACCGCATTGGGTATCACCGCCATTGAATTGATGCCGCTGGCGCAATTTCCCGGTGATCGCAACTGGGGTTACGACGGCGTCCTGCCCTACGCCCCGCAAGCCTCTTACGGCACGCCGGAACAACTCAAACATCTGATCGACACCGCCCACGGCCATGGTCTGGCGGTGATTCTCGACGTGGTCTACAACCACTTCGGCCCCGACGGCAATTATCTGCACCGCTACGCGAAAAGCTTCTTCCGTGAGGACCAGCACACACCGTGGGGCGCGGCGATCGATTTCCGCCGCAGCGAAGTGCGCGAATTCTTCATCGAAAACGCACTGATGTGGGTGCTCGAATATCGCTTCGACGGCCTGCGCCTGGATGCCGTGCACGCCATTGGCGACTCTGACTTCCTGCGCGAAATGGCCCAACGGGTGCGACAACAGATCGATCCGGCCCGTCACGTCTGGCTGACCGTCGAAAACGAGCTGAATCAGGCCAGCCTGCTGGAGCACGATTACGACGCGCAGTGGAACGACGATGGCCACAACGCCTTGCACGTGCTGCTGACTGGCGAAACCGACGCCTATTACGCTGACTACGCCGAGCAACCGACTGAGCAACTGGTGCGCTGCCTGAGTCAGGGTTTTGTTTTCCAGGGCCACGTCAACCGTCATGGCGAACGGCGCGGCGAGCCGAGCGAGCATTTGCCGTCCACGGCATTCGTATTGTTTCTGCAGAACCATGACCAGATCGGCAACCGTGCGTTTGGCGAGCGTCTGCATCAACTCGCCGACCCACGCGCATTACAGGCAGCGACCGTGCTGTTGCTGCTGTCACCGATGGTTCCACTGATGTTCATGGGCGACGAGTTCGCCGCCGAGCAACCGTTTCTGTTTTTCACCAGTCATCACGGTGAACTGGCCGAACTGGTACGCGAGGGCCGGCGCAATGAGTTCGCCGCGTTCAGCGCCTTTGCCGATCCACACAAACGCGAGACGATCCCCGATCCGAATGCCGAAGCAACCTTCCACGCCTCCAAACCACGGCAAGAAAACGGCAATGAACGCCAACAGCGAACCCTCGAGCTGTACCGCGAGCTGTTGCACCTGCGCCATCAGCACATCACTCCCCACCTGCCCGGTACGCAAACGCTGGGCGCGCAGAAACTCGGTCACGCCGCCGTGAGCGCGCGCTGGCGGCTGGGCGATGGCAGCGAGCTGCGAATTGACCTGAACCTCAGCGACACGCCAGTGGTCAACCCTCCACACACCGATGCCGTCTGGCTGTTTCAGCAGCCTGCCGGTGTCACCCCGGATTCGGGCGAACTGCCCGCGTATTGCGCGCTTGTCAGCCTCACGGCCGCAACCCCTTTGCTACCTCTGGATGGAGAGCGCCTATGA